CGTCGCGCTGTCGATGGCCGCGGCCGTCACCGAGCGCATCGAGCTCGGCACCGGCGTCCTGCTGGTGAACCAGCACGATCCCATCGCCCTCGCCAAGGCCATCGCGACACTGGATCACCTCTCGGGCGGCCGGTTCGTGCTCGGTGCCGGCTTCGGCTGGAACGAGGACGAGATGTCGCACCACGGCGTCGACCCGCGGCGGCGCCGGACCGTCTTCCGCGAGAAGATGCTCGCGATGATCGAGCTGTGGGAGAACGAGCTGGCCTCGTTCGACGGCACGCACGTGTCGTTCTCACCGAGCTACCAGTGGCCCAAGCCGGCGCGCCGCCCGCACCCGCCGGTCCTGCTCGGCGGCGGTGCCGGGCCGGTGTTCTTCAAGCATCTCGCCGAGTACGCCGACGGCTGGCTCCCGATCGGCGGGAAGGGCCTGAAGGACGACATCGCGGCGATGCGTGACGCGGCTGCGGAGGCCGGCCGCGACCCCGCGGAGCTGAGCATCAACCTCTTCGGCGTGTTCCCGGATCGCGGGCGCCTCGAGCACTACCGCGAGCTCGGCGCCGACCGGGTGGCGCTGGCGCTGCCGCCGGCGAAACGGTTCACCGACGTCGAGGGGGCGACGGCCGACGTCATCCTGCCGATCCTCGACGAGTACGCCGTCCTCGCCGAGCAGCTTCACGACTGACCGTCGGCCGAGTGCAGCGATGACCGAACGCAACAGGGTGCTGCCGACCGGACAGCTAACCGCGGCGGCGTACCGCGGTCGGTGGATGGGCAACCGGGGCGGACCGCTGTCGAGCGACCCGGACCGGCGGCAATGGGCGAGCCGGGCATGGATCTACTGCCGGCTGGAGTTCAACGATCGCGCCCGCGTGTTCCGGCAGCCGGGCCGCCGCTATACCGAGCTCTTCTTCGTCGACGAAGCGCACGCGCTCGCAGCCGGCCACCGGCCGTGTGGTGAATGCCAGCATCGTCGGCTCGCCGCGTTCAAGGCCGCCGCCGGGTTCTCGGCCGGCGCACCGGTGCGGCTGCTCGACGACGTGCTGCACCGGCAGCGCACCGGTGCACCAGAGCTCCAGCGGCTGCAGAGCCTGCCGCACGGAACGTTCGTCCTGGTCGACGGGGCGACCTGTCTGCTGTGGCGCGGCACCGCGTACACCTGGTCGCCGTCGGGCGGTTACGTGGCGACGGATCTGGCGAACGTGGACACCACCGCCGTCCGCGTGCTGACGCCGCCCCTCGCGCGCGCAGCGCTCGCCGCCGGCTTCCCCATCTCGTGTCCCGACCTGGACGAGGGCGCGGCGCCGCTGCCGCGCGCCGGCGACGACGGGGACGCATAAGGTTGACGGCATGACCTCAGAGGTACGCCGCGGTGAATACAAGGTCGCCGGCGGCAAGCTCCTCGCCGCGGACGTCACCGTCGAGGACGGCACGATCGTCGCGCTGCACATCAACGGCGACTTCTTCCTGGAGCCCGACGACGCGCTGCTGCGGCTGAACGCCGCCCTGGTCGGGCTGCCGGAGAGCACCAGCGTGACCACCATGACCGCGCGGCTGGACAACGCGGTACGCGGCGCGCATCTGGTCGGGTTCAGCACCGACGCGATCGCGGTCGCCGTACGCCGGGCCCTCGGGTTCGCGACCGGCTGGGCCGACCACACCTTCGAGATCGTGCACCCCGATCCGATGCCTCCGGCGATGCACCTCGCGCTCGACGAGGTGCTCACGACGGACGTCGGTGCGGGCCTGCGGCCCCCGACACTGCGCATCTGGGAGTGGTCGTCGCGGGCCATCATCATCGGGTCGTTCCAGTCGCTGCGCAACGAGGTCGACCAGGAGCAGGCGGACGCCGAGGGCGTCACCGTCGTGCGCCGGATCTCCGGCGGCGGCGCGATGTTCGTCGAGCCGGGCAACGCGGTCACCTACTCGCTGTACGTCCCCGCGTCGCTGGTCGAGGGGCTCAGCTTCGAGCAGTCGTACGCGTTCCTCGACGACTGGGTGCTCGGCGGCCTGCGCTCGGTCGGCATC
The Cumulibacter manganitolerans genome window above contains:
- a CDS encoding lipoate--protein ligase family protein, producing MTSEVRRGEYKVAGGKLLAADVTVEDGTIVALHINGDFFLEPDDALLRLNAALVGLPESTSVTTMTARLDNAVRGAHLVGFSTDAIAVAVRRALGFATGWADHTFEIVHPDPMPPAMHLALDEVLTTDVGAGLRPPTLRIWEWSSRAIIIGSFQSLRNEVDQEQADAEGVTVVRRISGGGAMFVEPGNAVTYSLYVPASLVEGLSFEQSYAFLDDWVLGGLRSVGIDASYKPLNDITSPLGKIGGAAQKRLANGGVLHHVTMSYDMDADKMTRVLRIGREKLSDKGTKSAKKRVDPLRSQTGLPREEIIEALKSHFRERYDTVDGALSEGELARAEQLAAEKFSNPEWTARVP
- a CDS encoding LLM class F420-dependent oxidoreductase, with translation MRLGVMALATDRTMPPAELAVAVEERGLRSLFLPEHTHIPASRQTPYPGGEPLKDEYYRFLDPLVALSMAAAVTERIELGTGVLLVNQHDPIALAKAIATLDHLSGGRFVLGAGFGWNEDEMSHHGVDPRRRRTVFREKMLAMIELWENELASFDGTHVSFSPSYQWPKPARRPHPPVLLGGGAGPVFFKHLAEYADGWLPIGGKGLKDDIAAMRDAAAEAGRDPAELSINLFGVFPDRGRLEHYRELGADRVALALPPAKRFTDVEGATADVILPILDEYAVLAEQLHD